The proteins below come from a single Micromonospora citrea genomic window:
- a CDS encoding Imm32 family immunity protein, translating to MDEIVLSVPGYDSAHGVVAPVEGGTVSVEIVDGSVEIFGDCAGLRDLARWCLALSDGRAPSGVHIHLDPGTFPLSLESAPLMLARDPREE from the coding sequence ATGGATGAGATTGTGTTGTCGGTGCCCGGCTACGACAGCGCGCATGGCGTCGTGGCGCCCGTGGAGGGTGGCACAGTGTCCGTCGAGATCGTTGACGGCTCAGTTGAGATCTTCGGCGATTGCGCCGGCCTGCGGGATCTCGCACGGTGGTGCCTCGCCCTCTCGGATGGAAGGGCACCGTCTGGGGTCCACATCCACCTCGACCCAGGGACCTTCCCGCTGAGCCTCGAATCGGCTCCTCTGATGCTGGCCCGCGACCCGCGCGAGGAATAG
- a CDS encoding cyclic-phosphate processing receiver domain-containing protein: MVTEKLPRIVLVDDLRSFLDGRVTQVARTSAAGIEALERHREQRLDELWLDHDLGGDDTIWPVVEVLERAAFEERPFDIGVVYVHSANPAGLAKIMQALRRWGYHVRSAAGSPDVGYLPEAE; the protein is encoded by the coding sequence GTGGTTACCGAGAAGCTGCCTCGAATCGTGCTGGTTGACGACCTGCGCTCGTTTCTTGACGGCCGGGTGACGCAGGTGGCTCGCACTAGCGCCGCAGGTATCGAGGCACTAGAGCGACACCGCGAACAGCGCTTGGACGAGCTGTGGCTGGATCACGACCTTGGCGGGGACGACACGATCTGGCCGGTTGTCGAGGTGCTGGAGCGGGCCGCCTTCGAGGAGCGCCCGTTCGATATCGGCGTGGTGTACGTCCACTCGGCGAATCCTGCCGGCCTTGCGAAGATCATGCAGGCGTTGCGGCGCTGGGGCTACCACGTCCGGTCGGCGGCTGGATCACCAGATGTTGGCTACCTGCCCGAGGCCGAGTAG